In Helicobacter ibis, a genomic segment contains:
- a CDS encoding HypC/HybG/HupF family hydrogenase formation chaperone — protein MCLAIPSKVISINKETNTATLDTLGVSREASLDLMQEEVNVGDFVLLHIGYVMGKIDEKEAKLSLEMYEEIIKSIQEEEQELDIKGR, from the coding sequence ATGTGTCTAGCCATACCTTCTAAAGTAATATCAATAAACAAAGAAACAAACACCGCAACACTTGATACACTAGGCGTAAGTAGGGAAGCAAGTTTAGACTTAATGCAAGAAGAAGTTAATGTTGGTGATTTCGTGCTATTACACATAGGGTATGTAATGGGCAAGATAGATGAAAAAGAAGCAAAGCTATCACTAGAAATGTATGAAGAGATAATAAAATCAATACAAGAAGAAGAACAAGAACTAGATATAAAAGGTAGGTAG
- the accD gene encoding acetyl-CoA carboxylase, carboxyltransferase subunit beta — MGFADFFKNFKKDSRATPQEAPSHWVKCPSCSALMYYKEIIAQIYTCPKCNFHMKISLEDRISLLCDEGTFVEYDKDLAPTDPLGFVDKKSYKKRIEEYAKKSGRPSSVVSGECNINGVGAQIVIFNFNFMGGSLASVEGEKIVRAINRAVTKRQGLVIFSTSGGARMQESTYSLMQMAKTSAALNILHEERLPFISVLGDPTLGGVSASFAFLGDVIIAEPGAMIGFAGARVIKQTIGADLPDGFQTAEFLLEHGLIDMIVQRKDMKNTISKLLQYFKVEV, encoded by the coding sequence ATGGGATTTGCCGACTTTTTTAAAAACTTCAAAAAAGATTCTAGAGCTACACCACAAGAAGCACCAAGTCATTGGGTTAAATGCCCTAGTTGCAGTGCTTTGATGTATTACAAAGAAATAATTGCTCAAATTTATACATGTCCAAAATGTAACTTCCATATGAAAATTAGTTTAGAAGATAGAATCTCTCTTTTGTGTGATGAAGGGACTTTTGTAGAGTATGACAAGGATCTAGCTCCTACAGATCCGCTAGGATTTGTGGATAAAAAGAGTTATAAAAAAAGAATAGAAGAATATGCCAAAAAATCAGGCAGACCTAGTTCTGTGGTTAGTGGTGAGTGCAACATAAATGGTGTTGGAGCACAAATTGTTATATTTAACTTTAATTTTATGGGAGGTTCTTTAGCGTCAGTAGAAGGGGAAAAAATTGTTAGAGCCATAAATAGGGCTGTTACTAAAAGACAGGGATTAGTTATATTTAGCACAAGTGGTGGAGCTAGAATGCAGGAATCTACATATTCTTTAATGCAAATGGCAAAAACATCAGCTGCGTTAAATATTTTACATGAGGAGAGATTGCCTTTTATATCTGTTCTTGGGGATCCTACTCTTGGTGGAGTTAGTGCTTCTTTTGCGTTTTTGGGTGATGTTATTATTGCAGAACCGGGAGCTATGATAGGATTTGCAGGTGCTAGAGTTATCAAGCAAACTATTGGTGCTGATTTACCGGATGGATTCCAAACTGCTGAATTTTTGCTTGAACATGGTCTTATAGATATGATAGTGCAAAGAAAGGATATGAAAAATACTATTTCAAAGTTATTGCAATATTTCAAAGTTGAAGTGTAG
- the dksA gene encoding RNA polymerase-binding protein DksA, whose protein sequence is MRKRELDNFKKLLMNNRQMILENNKQHKLDMEYANTQKGDEADCVAMSIAHVLDSSIFEKHKKELELIDRALDKIDDGDYGICEMCDEPISLQRLKAKPHAKYCIVCREIIEKKEKDMQ, encoded by the coding sequence ATGCGTAAGAGGGAGTTGGATAACTTCAAGAAACTTTTGATGAACAATAGACAAATGATATTGGAAAACAATAAACAACACAAGCTAGATATGGAGTATGCAAACACACAAAAAGGAGATGAAGCAGATTGTGTGGCAATGAGCATTGCACATGTGCTTGATAGTTCTATTTTTGAAAAGCACAAAAAAGAATTAGAACTTATAGATAGAGCATTGGATAAGATAGATGATGGTGATTATGGGATTTGTGAAATGTGCGATGAACCAATATCGCTTCAGAGATTAAAAGCAAAACCACATGCAAAATATTGTATAGTGTGTAGAGAGATTATCGAAAAGAAAGAAAAGGATATGCAGTGA
- the fumC gene encoding class II fumarate hydratase, which produces MEYRIEHDTMGEIKVPNDKYWGAQTERSFENFKIGVEKMPKALIYAFANLKRSLAVVNNSLGKLPDDKKEAIVKACDEIIAGKFDDNFPLAIWQTGSGTQSNMNLNEVIANRATEIMGGDFRKEKLVHPNDHVNMSQSSNDTFPTAMSIVSVEQVEKKLIPAIDELIATFKKKVEEFKNIIKIGRTHLQDATPLTLGQEFSGYLSMLEHSKVQILATLPTLRELAIGGTAVGTGLNAHPQLSEKVSEELTRLLGINFVSSPNKFHALTSHDAITTTHGAMKALAANLMKIANDIRWLSSGPRCGLGEIRIPENEPGSSIMPGKVNPTQCEAITMVAVQVMGNDAAIGFAASQGNFELNVFKPVIIYNFLQSLDLLADSMHSFNIHCAVGIEPNLEKIDHNLHNSLMLVTALNPHIGYENAAKVAKNAHKKGISLKESAKELGLISEEDFNKYVDPSKMIG; this is translated from the coding sequence ATGGAGTATAGAATTGAACATGACACTATGGGAGAGATTAAAGTTCCAAACGATAAATATTGGGGGGCACAGACAGAGAGAAGCTTTGAAAACTTCAAAATAGGCGTTGAAAAAATGCCTAAAGCTTTAATATATGCTTTTGCAAATCTAAAAAGATCATTAGCAGTTGTAAATAATAGTCTTGGAAAATTACCTGATGATAAAAAAGAAGCTATAGTTAAGGCTTGTGATGAAATAATCGCTGGTAAATTTGATGATAATTTCCCTCTTGCAATATGGCAGACAGGTTCAGGGACGCAAAGTAATATGAATCTAAATGAAGTAATTGCAAATCGTGCTACAGAGATTATGGGCGGTGATTTTAGAAAAGAAAAGTTAGTTCATCCAAATGATCATGTAAATATGAGTCAAAGCTCAAATGATACATTCCCAACAGCTATGAGTATAGTATCTGTTGAGCAGGTAGAAAAGAAACTTATACCTGCCATTGATGAGCTAATTGCGACATTCAAAAAGAAAGTAGAAGAATTTAAAAACATAATTAAAATTGGTAGAACTCACTTGCAAGATGCTACACCACTTACTTTGGGGCAAGAATTTAGTGGTTACTTATCTATGCTTGAGCATTCAAAAGTACAGATTTTAGCTACTTTACCAACTTTAAGAGAGTTAGCAATAGGTGGAACTGCAGTTGGAACTGGGCTCAATGCACACCCGCAGTTAAGCGAGAAAGTAAGTGAGGAGCTAACTAGACTTTTGGGTATAAACTTTGTATCAAGCCCAAATAAATTTCACGCACTAACAAGTCATGATGCTATCACAACAACCCATGGTGCTATGAAAGCATTAGCAGCAAATTTAATGAAAATAGCAAATGATATTAGGTGGTTATCAAGTGGTCCTAGATGTGGATTAGGAGAGATAAGAATTCCAGAAAATGAGCCAGGAAGTTCAATTATGCCAGGTAAGGTTAATCCTACACAATGTGAAGCTATTACTATGGTAGCAGTGCAAGTTATGGGGAATGATGCTGCCATTGGATTTGCAGCTAGTCAGGGTAATTTTGAGCTAAATGTATTTAAGCCAGTTATTATTTATAATTTCTTGCAAAGCTTAGATTTATTGGCAGATTCAATGCATTCTTTTAATATCCATTGTGCAGTGGGTATTGAGCCAAACTTAGAAAAAATAGACCATAATCTTCATAACTCATTAATGCTTGTTACAGCATTGAATCCTCATATAGGATATGAAAATGCAGCTAAAGTAGCAAAAAATGCACATAAAAAAGGAATCTCACTTAAAGAAAGTGCAAAAGAATTGGGGCTAATAAGCGAAGAAGATTTTAATAAATATGTAGATCCTAGTAAAATGATAGGTTAG
- a CDS encoding glycosyltransferase family 8 protein, giving the protein MDNYHIAFNSDENYIPYLSVLITSMVYSANRVDKPFCFHILMDKLSENIKEKLETMILELSKIYHCSLEIHIISDEVFARYEVPKLNGNYLAYYRLLIGSVLEGIPSVLYLDVDMLCLCDIREIFSYLEVMREKGLVCGVVYDYINNNRRLVSKNDELPSICGDYAKTYFNSGMLLVDLDSWRKLGIEQESLMIAKNYNLKEHDQSILNASLLHKTLKLPLRYNLLVYMYINANTLEHKKPNIAYTKEELSESLANPCILHFYTHHKPWVDSKIYVDLKGNFLGHYWWDMACKTPIFCSELEKLRQVADENKVFQVSLGFMLYKLTRISFVFSPIIVPIVTCIYIMLNKTINKQIPNNLYNISYEIGKAGIYAHNKRKKGKYFSLPFKILNMVKKY; this is encoded by the coding sequence TTGGATAATTATCATATTGCATTTAATAGTGATGAAAATTATATTCCATATCTATCAGTGCTTATTACTTCAATGGTTTATTCTGCTAATCGTGTAGATAAGCCATTTTGTTTTCATATTCTTATGGATAAATTAAGTGAAAATATAAAAGAAAAACTAGAAACTATGATTTTGGAATTATCAAAAATATATCATTGTAGTTTGGAGATTCATATAATTAGCGATGAAGTATTTGCTAGATATGAAGTGCCAAAGTTAAATGGAAACTATCTAGCTTACTATCGTTTGCTAATAGGTAGTGTGCTAGAAGGGATTCCTAGTGTATTGTATTTAGATGTTGATATGCTGTGTTTGTGTGATATTAGAGAGATTTTTTCATATTTGGAGGTAATGAGAGAAAAAGGGCTTGTGTGTGGGGTTGTTTATGATTATATAAATAATAATAGAAGGCTGGTATCAAAGAATGATGAATTACCTAGTATATGTGGTGATTATGCTAAGACATATTTTAACTCTGGTATGTTACTTGTTGATTTGGATTCTTGGAGAAAGTTGGGCATTGAGCAAGAATCTTTAATGATAGCTAAAAATTATAATCTAAAAGAACATGACCAAAGCATTTTAAATGCTTCTTTATTACATAAGACGCTAAAGCTTCCTTTAAGATACAATCTTTTGGTGTATATGTATATTAATGCAAATACGCTAGAGCACAAAAAGCCAAATATTGCATATACAAAAGAAGAGCTAAGTGAGAGTTTGGCAAATCCATGTATTTTGCACTTTTATACACACCATAAGCCTTGGGTGGATTCAAAGATTTATGTAGATTTGAAGGGTAATTTTTTAGGGCATTATTGGTGGGATATGGCTTGTAAGACACCTATATTTTGTAGTGAATTAGAGAAATTAAGACAAGTAGCAGATGAAAATAAAGTTTTTCAAGTGAGTTTAGGATTCATGTTATATAAATTAACTAGAATCTCTTTCGTGTTTTCACCTATTATTGTGCCTATTGTTACATGTATATATATAATGTTGAACAAAACTATAAACAAACAAATACCAAATAATCTTTATAATATTTCATATGAGATAGGTAAGGCTGGTATTTACGCACACAATAAAAGAAAAAAAGGAAAATATTTCTCACTACCATTTAAGATTTTAAATATGGTTAAAAAATATTAA
- the ribA gene encoding GTP cyclohydrolase II yields MIQVSNEANLPTKYGDFKIQSFRETKKCNENSCYVDHLVIKSKNLSDNPLVRVHSECLTGDVLGSLKCDCGGELEMALKMIIDDGMVIYLRQEGRGIGLFNKINAYALQDEGLDTVEANLKLGFKEDERDYSVVEEIFKFYKLKKIRLLTNNPSKISVFSNMIEVTREPIIVQCNKHNSHYLEIKKEKMGHLL; encoded by the coding sequence ATGATACAAGTATCTAATGAGGCAAATTTGCCAACAAAATATGGTGATTTTAAGATTCAAAGTTTTAGAGAAACAAAAAAATGTAATGAAAATTCATGCTATGTTGATCATTTGGTGATAAAGAGTAAGAATCTATCTGATAATCCACTAGTTCGTGTGCATTCAGAATGTCTAACTGGAGATGTGTTAGGTAGTTTGAAATGCGATTGTGGTGGCGAGCTTGAAATGGCTTTAAAGATGATAATAGATGATGGAATGGTAATTTACCTTAGACAAGAGGGTCGAGGTATTGGTTTGTTTAATAAGATTAATGCATATGCTTTGCAAGATGAAGGACTAGATACGGTTGAGGCAAACTTGAAGCTTGGTTTTAAAGAAGATGAGAGAGATTATAGTGTTGTAGAAGAGATTTTTAAGTTTTATAAACTAAAAAAAATAAGGCTTCTTACGAATAATCCAAGCAAGATTTCTGTGTTTTCTAATATGATAGAAGTTACAAGAGAGCCTATTATTGTGCAGTGCAACAAACATAATAGTCATTATTTAGAGATAAAAAAAGAAAAAATGGGACATCTTTTATGA
- a CDS encoding molybdopterin molybdotransferase MoeA: MREKIEYDEALNLLEDSKVEILGRERVFLHDALNRILADDIYATINMPQVPLSSMDGYAISSKFKNHAEFVVLDDNPAGKDIIPTIPLESPIAIKTFTGAAMPHGADILVPIENVEVIGDKIKILKCSEVGEFIRDIGTNYKKGEKLLSKGTSLNANYIGLLASLNCVFVNVYEKPKVGILVSGDEILELGEQSSLENRIYNANGHLLYAKVKEYGGIPKLYPILKDNKELIEESLQDALKSCDLVVSTGGASVGDYDFISKIAHERKEEVIFKGVKIKPGQHVLYARFFGKHFFGLPGFPNATLVTFELFVVEILLKMCGSTMQRLVLRVPLGVDITKKDKRLELRVCNVVEKDGQFCINFDGKKDFLSAILNNFCPITSCKIGLVVLREEEYKKDSVVEVIMLG, from the coding sequence ATGAGAGAAAAGATAGAGTATGATGAGGCGTTGAATCTTTTAGAAGATTCTAAAGTTGAGATTCTAGGTAGAGAGAGAGTGTTTTTGCATGATGCATTAAATAGAATCTTAGCAGATGACATCTATGCAACTATAAATATGCCACAAGTGCCACTATCTAGTATGGATGGATATGCTATTTCAAGTAAATTTAAAAACCATGCAGAGTTTGTAGTATTAGACGATAATCCTGCTGGTAAGGATATAATTCCTACTATTCCACTAGAATCCCCAATTGCTATTAAGACATTCACTGGTGCAGCTATGCCACATGGAGCTGATATTTTAGTCCCCATTGAAAATGTAGAGGTTATTGGAGACAAGATAAAGATTCTAAAATGCAGTGAAGTTGGAGAATTTATAAGAGATATTGGGACAAATTACAAAAAAGGTGAGAAGCTTCTAAGCAAGGGAACTAGTCTAAATGCAAATTATATTGGGTTGTTGGCAAGTTTGAATTGTGTATTTGTCAATGTGTATGAGAAGCCAAAAGTTGGTATTTTAGTTAGTGGTGATGAGATTTTAGAGCTTGGAGAGCAAAGTAGTTTGGAGAATAGAATCTACAATGCAAATGGGCATTTGCTATATGCAAAAGTAAAGGAATATGGCGGAATCCCAAAGCTATATCCAATACTAAAAGACAATAAAGAGCTAATAGAAGAATCCTTGCAAGATGCACTTAAGAGTTGCGATTTAGTTGTCTCAACAGGTGGAGCTAGTGTTGGGGATTATGACTTTATTAGCAAGATAGCACATGAGAGAAAAGAAGAAGTTATCTTTAAGGGTGTGAAAATCAAGCCCGGTCAGCATGTGCTTTATGCTAGATTCTTTGGTAAGCATTTTTTTGGGCTTCCGGGATTTCCTAATGCAACTTTGGTTACTTTTGAGCTTTTTGTAGTTGAGATTTTGCTTAAAATGTGCGGAAGTACAATGCAAAGGTTAGTACTTAGAGTTCCGCTTGGAGTTGATATAACAAAGAAAGATAAAAGATTAGAGCTTCGTGTGTGTAATGTAGTGGAAAAAGATGGTCAGTTTTGCATTAATTTTGATGGTAAGAAGGATTTTTTGAGTGCTATTTTGAACAATTTTTGTCCGATTACTTCATGTAAGATAGGGCTTGTTGTGTTAAGAGAAGAAGAATATAAAAAAGATTCAGTTGTTGAGGTTATTATGCTTGGATAA
- a CDS encoding tRNA (5-methylaminomethyl-2-thiouridine)(34)-methyltransferase MnmD: MEIITRDSSFTIFNETFQECYHSTNDGAYNETLYKHVIPAFNHIKNKQHIKILDICFGLGYNTLCFLNHAQENLYQGTIEIHSPEINLIDNLYTYKYPKAFDLNILKSLCKTHSYKDKKTNVFLHIGDARDTIRRFVQNNLKFDIIFQDAFSPIKNKKLWSYEYFKDLYKITKKDSIITTYSLNSSMLYSAFLAGFKSYKLKHDTIKDSVIMLKNTLNVDNTKEIDINNKIRVNKSLIGIYD, from the coding sequence ATGGAAATTATAACTAGAGATTCAAGTTTTACTATTTTTAATGAAACATTCCAAGAATGCTACCACTCAACCAATGATGGAGCATATAATGAAACATTGTATAAGCATGTGATTCCAGCGTTTAATCACATAAAAAACAAACAACATATAAAAATTTTAGATATATGCTTTGGGCTTGGATACAATACCCTATGCTTTCTAAACCATGCACAAGAAAATCTATATCAAGGAACAATAGAAATACACTCGCCAGAGATAAACCTAATAGATAATTTATATACATACAAATATCCAAAAGCATTTGACCTAAATATCCTAAAGTCCCTATGCAAAACTCACTCCTATAAAGATAAAAAAACAAATGTATTTCTTCACATAGGAGATGCAAGAGATACCATAAGACGCTTTGTCCAAAATAATTTAAAATTTGACATAATTTTTCAAGACGCATTTAGCCCAATAAAAAATAAAAAACTTTGGAGTTATGAATACTTTAAGGACCTATATAAAATCACCAAAAAAGATTCAATAATTACAACATATTCTCTAAATTCCTCCATGCTATATAGTGCCTTTTTAGCTGGTTTTAAAAGCTACAAGCTTAAACATGACACAATAAAAGATTCGGTAATTATGTTAAAAAATACACTTAATGTAGATAATACTAAAGAAATTGATATAAATAATAAAATAAGAGTAAATAAAAGCTTAATTGGAATATATGATTAG
- a CDS encoding 23S rRNA (pseudouridine(1915)-N(3))-methyltransferase RlmH: MVRVCVYYIAKNTKDLSDTLCEEQIGLVNYFGVKLGFVNLMSKGIKEAQRQNQSESQEIYTKEFLKVFREKDYKISLSPNGKKVDSIKFANYLKDKSDISFFIGGAYGLSYDFIQKCDENLSLSDLTFSHKIAKIILSEQIYRGFCILNNHPYHK, encoded by the coding sequence GTGGTTAGAGTTTGCGTTTATTATATTGCTAAAAATACAAAAGATTTAAGTGATACTTTGTGCGAAGAACAGATTGGATTGGTTAATTATTTTGGTGTTAAGTTAGGGTTTGTAAATTTAATGTCAAAGGGCATAAAAGAAGCTCAAAGGCAGAATCAAAGCGAATCGCAGGAGATTTACACTAAGGAATTTTTAAAAGTTTTCAGAGAAAAAGACTATAAAATATCACTCTCTCCAAATGGAAAAAAAGTAGATTCAATTAAATTTGCAAATTACCTAAAAGACAAGTCTGATATTTCATTTTTTATAGGTGGTGCTTATGGATTGAGCTATGACTTTATACAAAAATGTGATGAAAACTTATCTTTATCAGATTTAACATTTAGTCATAAAATAGCAAAAATAATACTTAGTGAGCAGATATATAGGGGATTTTGTATTTTGAATAATCACCCATATCATAAATAA
- the hypB gene encoding hydrogenase nickel incorporation protein HypB: MDKKIVEVTTRILSKNDIEASKLREFYKSNDIFTINLMSSPGSGKTTLLECIAENKMLNFSVVEGDLQTNRDADRLKIFGINAHQITTGDACHLEAKMVQESIEQLQKIEKIQEFLFIENVGNLVCPASYDLGANMNIVLLSTPEGDDKILKYPTMFLCADAVLISKYDLKDYFNFKIEQVKSDLAKIKKDIPLFFISKDNKDSIREFCKFLQEQKGENYVSSHTF, translated from the coding sequence ATGGATAAAAAAATAGTTGAAGTAACGACAAGGATACTTTCAAAAAACGATATTGAAGCCTCAAAACTTAGAGAATTTTATAAATCAAACGACATATTTACAATAAACCTAATGAGCTCACCTGGAAGTGGCAAAACAACTCTACTTGAATGCATAGCAGAAAACAAAATGCTAAACTTTAGCGTTGTAGAGGGAGATTTGCAAACAAATAGAGATGCTGATAGATTAAAGATATTTGGCATTAATGCACATCAAATAACAACAGGCGATGCATGTCATTTAGAAGCAAAAATGGTGCAAGAATCCATAGAGCAACTACAAAAAATAGAAAAAATACAAGAGTTTTTATTTATAGAAAATGTAGGAAATTTAGTCTGTCCTGCTAGTTATGACTTGGGGGCAAACATGAATATAGTGCTTCTATCCACTCCAGAAGGTGATGATAAGATTTTAAAATATCCAACTATGTTTTTATGTGCTGATGCTGTGCTAATTTCCAAATATGACCTAAAAGACTATTTTAACTTCAAAATAGAACAAGTAAAAAGCGATTTAGCAAAAATAAAAAAGGATATACCTTTATTTTTTATCTCAAAAGATAACAAAGATTCAATTAGAGAGTTTTGTAAATTTTTACAAGAACAAAAAGGAGAAAACTATGTGTCTAGCCATACCTTCTAA
- a CDS encoding ATP-binding protein produces the protein MILEKLFEQYPKNISKIHRKTNIKLHDKTILYGAKNTGKTDFILNYFNNFEHNKMYINLNNPKFNPQKDIEELDSFCNKMDIQLLILDSFNNQIQKIPNINKTIIISQTPHNIHDFTNIEMPPITFKEYSKIHKYSSEESLTNYLKYGNLLEGESLKEYKKIEFLHTLANNESNFWILKNLILHLGSKVSTHQIYTKLKKEGKISKDRFYSYTKFLQDSKTLFLLEKLDHSSAAKKLYFYDFTLKNTISFDRNFSALFENMVFLEILYEYLNGDINTIFYTDKIDFYIPKYSLGIVCMPFIQNHILESKLNKISKEREFCEKFIIISLNQSFIGENLGTPYEVVPFNKLNTHHISPT, from the coding sequence ATGATTTTAGAAAAGTTATTCGAACAATATCCAAAAAATATATCAAAAATACATAGAAAAACAAACATAAAGCTACATGATAAAACCATATTATATGGGGCAAAAAACACAGGAAAAACTGACTTTATCCTAAATTACTTCAATAATTTTGAGCACAACAAAATGTATATAAATTTAAATAACCCAAAATTCAATCCACAAAAAGACATAGAAGAATTGGATAGTTTTTGCAATAAAATGGATATACAACTATTAATACTAGATTCATTTAATAATCAAATACAAAAAATACCAAACATAAATAAAACAATAATAATAAGCCAAACACCGCATAATATACATGATTTTACCAATATTGAAATGCCACCAATTACATTTAAAGAATATAGCAAAATACACAAATACAGCAGTGAAGAATCTCTAACAAACTATCTAAAATACGGCAATTTATTAGAAGGAGAATCTCTAAAGGAATATAAAAAAATAGAATTTTTACACACACTTGCAAATAACGAATCTAATTTTTGGATTTTGAAAAATCTAATCTTGCATTTAGGCTCTAAAGTATCAACTCACCAAATATATACAAAGCTAAAAAAAGAAGGAAAAATCAGTAAAGACAGATTTTATAGCTATACTAAATTCTTGCAAGATAGCAAAACTTTATTTTTATTAGAAAAGCTAGACCATAGTTCTGCAGCAAAAAAGTTATATTTCTATGACTTCACATTAAAAAACACTATAAGTTTTGATAGAAATTTCTCTGCACTTTTTGAAAATATGGTTTTTTTAGAGATTCTATATGAGTATCTAAATGGAGATATAAACACAATTTTTTATACTGATAAAATAGATTTTTACATACCAAAATACTCTCTAGGAATCGTATGTATGCCATTTATTCAAAACCATATACTAGAATCTAAGCTAAACAAAATAAGTAAAGAAAGAGAATTTTGTGAAAAATTCATAATAATAAGCCTAAATCAAAGTTTTATAGGAGAGAATCTAGGGACACCATATGAGGTAGTCCCATTTAATAAATTAAATACACATCATATAAGCCCGACATAA
- a CDS encoding major outer membrane protein — MKLLKLSLVASLALGALSTASFAQPLEEAIKGVDVSGYLRYRYNDDRYDNQKNVEGVKGGNATHRWKAVADFKTPVVDNVAFNLGILYNNESQNVNHGKGISGAPDTNGNATTIPYLGSGLGAGKDSEFGVRNFYAVITPDSTATTIIAGKQVLNTPVTNTRDDDRGTGIMVLNSDIPNLTLGAAVFDSWSINDVHNGAAGNETSVDKMLYALAAIYNNDTAFGNIGAQVWGFHIDDTVDSLIFSELSWKGNLFNAKLQYAFSQLADDDKSVFGGLYGFVQNEAGVNVPNIASDNDVLIAEVGADLRADYSLPFDAKLGYITNFQDGTAVSLEDEGAYVSVGKIWYQNAATGFSFSALPASGMKQYGYNKTADVDIFYGALNFGFLEDRFKIGLEGVFGENKIDTPVLNASNVENTIKFREITPTFRWKHSKNLTFSGYYAMLTTEVDTKDVNGNNNPDEDRNRLRLEARYNF; from the coding sequence ATGAAACTTTTAAAGTTAAGTTTAGTTGCTAGCCTAGCACTAGGTGCTTTATCTACTGCTAGTTTTGCACAACCTTTAGAAGAGGCTATCAAGGGCGTTGATGTAAGTGGTTATCTAAGATATAGATATAATGATGACAGATATGATAATCAAAAAAATGTAGAAGGTGTTAAAGGTGGCAATGCTACACATAGATGGAAGGCTGTAGCTGATTTTAAAACGCCTGTTGTGGATAATGTTGCTTTTAATTTGGGTATTTTATACAACAACGAATCGCAAAATGTAAATCATGGTAAGGGTATATCTGGTGCTCCTGATACCAATGGTAATGCTACTACCATTCCATATTTAGGAAGTGGACTTGGTGCTGGTAAAGATAGTGAGTTTGGTGTTAGAAACTTCTATGCTGTTATCACTCCTGATTCAACTGCTACTACAATTATAGCTGGTAAACAAGTGCTAAATACTCCTGTGACAAATACTAGAGATGATGACAGGGGAACTGGTATCATGGTTTTAAATAGTGATATCCCCAATCTAACTTTAGGTGCTGCAGTGTTTGATTCTTGGAGTATTAATGATGTTCATAATGGTGCTGCTGGAAATGAGACTTCAGTAGATAAAATGCTATATGCTCTAGCAGCTATTTATAACAATGATACTGCATTTGGTAACATAGGAGCTCAAGTTTGGGGATTCCACATTGATGATACTGTTGATAGCTTAATTTTCAGCGAATTATCATGGAAAGGTAACCTATTTAACGCAAAGCTTCAATATGCATTTTCTCAGCTAGCTGATGATGATAAGAGTGTATTTGGTGGTTTATATGGATTTGTTCAAAATGAAGCTGGTGTCAATGTGCCTAATATAGCATCTGATAACGATGTATTAATTGCTGAGGTTGGTGCTGATTTAAGAGCTGACTATTCATTACCGTTTGATGCAAAATTAGGTTATATAACAAACTTCCAAGATGGAACTGCGGTATCTTTAGAAGATGAAGGTGCTTATGTAAGTGTTGGTAAAATATGGTATCAAAATGCTGCAACTGGCTTTAGTTTTAGTGCATTACCGGCTTCAGGTATGAAACAATATGGATACAATAAAACAGCTGATGTAGATATTTTCTATGGTGCTTTAAACTTTGGTTTTTTAGAGGATAGATTCAAAATTGGTTTAGAAGGTGTATTTGGCGAGAACAAAATTGATACACCAGTACTTAATGCTTCAAATGTAGAAAACACAATTAAGTTTAGAGAGATTACTCCTACATTTAGATGGAAACATAGCAAGAATCTAACATTCTCTGGTTATTATGCTATGCTAACTACCGAAGTAGATACAAAGGATGTAAATGGCAACAATAACCCAGATGAAGATAGAAATAGATTAAGACTAGAGGCTAGATACAACTTCTAA